One segment of Nocardioides sp. QY071 DNA contains the following:
- a CDS encoding fibronectin type III domain-containing protein, which yields MIGSLRRLVASARRRGRRHNTKGSAEIAVVVVAFSLVAGVFVGNGISSTGVNVADGLTWLSDDPSGRVIQVNPSTGRPELALKVGAPGDDLEIVQYDGQLYVLNHTTGQLMAFDLTSILISGQRSITQGGVVHTLHHGDQLFLVDDKASTIAAIDPISTEAIGTIWASPAGLADVGIDDAGTVWALEDDGTLHELAWSPEQQEFTTRSSEAIDQSGPQSVLVTHALGATVFGADHGIVVRAGTDADFSADAPRLSGRLVAPESAPEDLVPVSAPDTGTVVIVTPEKVNEVNVAEVDCAKPGTPEEYESVVYVPCQGVGKVLRLRADGKRAGEDIPTPGAQTPELVRDDGRLIINAPGTTHATVVNPDGSLDTIQRDDDQLPIETPSKTANDTAPFVPDDNGGSRNDDGRDKCPVVDCTALQPQVPGAKNPNQGRGEDKPTDDPSDDPSDDRSDHPGGKPTGVPTGDPTGGPTGGPRDPGGSTGPGEGTSSPTDAGTLPTDPTSTTPTNPTPPPTTPTNPTPPPTTPTTPTTPTTPAEPLQAPTGVSAVAGADGRVTVSWSHGGPTATSFVVSLVGGGDLTTVDGSSRQAMVTIAAGSSASFTVSAVSGSDRARSAASNTVSTTGAPGAPANVTATGEWRGNWKIERYVGTVTWDAAPDNGSPVTGYTVSVSSPDGDQVRNVAGDVRSASFTWSCYNPDGGAECGGIVGDFSVRITATNAIGTGPAATDAANAPPLPPPPLPAGGQQHVTAEKTDPIWVEGFGDTVLTLNPPDSWKTFGGTCTWTHSGNRNGDRSGTLPCDATTLTVPIDNGYIWQPNSGNVGHSITFTASNGSGTVDSARYTWTTRQDTLCEGCQVP from the coding sequence GTGATCGGGAGCCTGCGCAGGCTGGTGGCCTCCGCGCGCCGCCGCGGCCGGCGGCACAACACGAAGGGATCGGCCGAGATCGCGGTCGTCGTGGTCGCCTTCTCGCTCGTCGCCGGTGTCTTCGTCGGCAACGGCATCTCCAGCACCGGGGTCAACGTCGCCGACGGCCTCACCTGGCTCTCCGACGATCCCAGCGGCCGGGTGATCCAGGTGAACCCGTCGACCGGGCGCCCGGAGCTCGCGCTCAAGGTGGGCGCGCCCGGAGACGACCTCGAGATCGTCCAGTACGACGGCCAGCTCTACGTCCTCAACCACACGACCGGCCAGCTGATGGCCTTCGACCTGACCAGCATCCTGATCTCCGGGCAGCGCAGCATCACCCAGGGCGGCGTGGTCCACACCCTGCATCACGGCGACCAGCTGTTCCTGGTCGACGACAAGGCCTCCACCATCGCAGCGATCGACCCCATCTCGACGGAGGCGATCGGCACCATCTGGGCCTCCCCCGCCGGCCTCGCCGACGTGGGCATCGACGACGCCGGCACCGTCTGGGCCCTCGAGGACGACGGCACGCTGCACGAGCTCGCCTGGTCGCCCGAGCAGCAGGAGTTCACGACCCGTTCCTCCGAGGCGATCGACCAGTCCGGGCCGCAGTCGGTGCTGGTCACCCACGCACTGGGCGCGACCGTGTTCGGCGCGGACCACGGCATCGTCGTACGCGCGGGCACCGACGCGGACTTCTCCGCCGACGCGCCGCGGCTCTCCGGCCGGCTGGTCGCGCCGGAGTCGGCCCCCGAGGACCTGGTGCCGGTCTCGGCACCCGACACCGGCACGGTCGTGATCGTCACGCCCGAGAAGGTCAACGAGGTCAACGTGGCCGAGGTCGACTGCGCGAAGCCGGGCACGCCCGAGGAGTACGAGTCGGTCGTCTACGTGCCCTGCCAGGGCGTCGGCAAAGTGCTCCGGCTGCGCGCCGACGGCAAGCGGGCCGGGGAGGACATCCCCACGCCCGGCGCGCAGACCCCCGAGCTGGTGCGTGACGACGGCCGGCTGATCATCAACGCCCCCGGCACCACTCACGCGACCGTGGTCAACCCCGACGGCAGCCTCGACACGATCCAGCGCGACGACGACCAGCTGCCGATCGAGACGCCGAGCAAGACCGCCAACGACACGGCCCCGTTCGTGCCGGACGACAACGGCGGCAGCCGCAACGACGACGGGCGCGACAAGTGCCCGGTCGTGGACTGCACCGCCCTGCAGCCGCAGGTGCCCGGCGCCAAGAACCCGAACCAGGGCCGCGGCGAGGACAAGCCGACCGACGACCCGAGCGACGACCCGAGCGACGACCGGAGCGACCACCCGGGCGGCAAGCCGACCGGTGTCCCGACGGGCGACCCGACCGGCGGCCCGACCGGCGGGCCCCGGGACCCGGGCGGCTCGACCGGCCCCGGCGAGGGCACCAGCAGCCCCACCGACGCGGGCACCCTGCCCACCGACCCGACCTCCACCACACCCACGAACCCGACCCCACCGCCGACCACACCCACGAACCCGACCCCACCGCCGACCACACCCACGACGCCCACGACGCCCACCACCCCGGCGGAGCCGCTCCAGGCACCCACCGGCGTGTCCGCGGTCGCGGGCGCCGACGGCCGGGTCACGGTCAGCTGGAGCCACGGCGGGCCGACCGCGACGTCCTTCGTCGTCTCCCTCGTCGGCGGCGGCGACCTGACCACGGTCGACGGCAGCAGCCGCCAGGCCATGGTCACCATCGCCGCCGGCAGCTCCGCCTCGTTCACCGTCAGCGCGGTCTCCGGTTCCGACCGGGCCCGCTCGGCCGCGTCCAACACGGTCTCCACGACCGGCGCCCCCGGCGCCCCGGCCAACGTGACCGCCACCGGCGAGTGGCGCGGGAACTGGAAGATCGAGCGGTACGTCGGCACCGTCACCTGGGACGCGGCACCCGACAACGGCTCGCCGGTCACCGGCTACACCGTCTCGGTGTCCTCGCCCGACGGCGACCAGGTCCGCAACGTGGCGGGCGACGTACGCTCGGCGAGCTTCACCTGGTCCTGCTACAACCCCGACGGCGGGGCCGAGTGCGGTGGCATCGTCGGCGACTTCAGCGTCCGCATCACCGCGACCAACGCCATCGGCACCGGCCCAGCGGCGACCGACGCGGCGAACGCACCGCCGCTGCCCCCTCCGCCGCTGCCGGCCGGCGGCCAGCAGCACGTCACCGCCGAGAAGACCGACCCGATCTGGGTCGAGGGCTTCGGCGACACGGTGCTGACCCTGAACCCGCCCGACAGCTGGAAGACCTTCGGCGGCACCTGCACCTGGACCCACTCCGGCAACCGCAACGGTGACCGCTCCGGCACCCTCCCGTGCGACGCGACCACGCTGACCGTCCCGATCGACAACGGCTACATCTGGCAGCCGAACTCCGGCAACGTCGGCCACTCGATCACGTTCACGGCCAGCAACGGGTCCGGCACCGTCGACAGCGCCCGCTACACCTGGACCACCCGCCAAGACACGCTGTGCGAGGGCTGCCAGGTCCCCTGA
- a CDS encoding serine/threonine-protein kinase, which produces MSDDISDSAWRPPDHPADPVEALDGYTGLVAIGRGGDSVVYRAREAALGRDVAIKVLLVDDEKRFARFAREVQISVDLGRQHPNIVTILATGTTASGRPAIVMDLAEGGTLHDRLVSHGPLPAEEVGRIGEVLADALAFAHARGVLHRDVKPQNVLVLPTSWVLTDFGIARLAGSEHTDSAEHFTYRHAAPQILDGHPPTAADDIWSLGSTLYTLLDGRPPFASDDVDEDSALAYLRRARTEPYRPLTTPGSERIAPIIDRCLAKDVAERWSSAEALRDALAGLRSSAWAPRATTATVAPGAPAEPDRTPTAPRSATPAPAPSAPAVPAAVPSSPPVALSVAAHAPVERDDAPTGVGRPDQDATGAPPSGPEAPAPAGAGDTRGPSQRRTALVLGGIALVVGLALGVGGAILRNDDPETTPKDTPAPTGADIPSLSTSPTSVPTFSGDPNPELAVVLTRLDAEGASGLDLAWTDPSKGEGTFVLHQVAPDADLVATFPAGSTRGETVHALPAGRSCYFLTVHLVDGDFGVSNRRCVDRES; this is translated from the coding sequence ATGAGCGACGACATCTCGGACAGCGCCTGGCGACCGCCGGACCATCCCGCCGACCCGGTGGAGGCGCTGGACGGCTACACCGGCCTGGTCGCGATCGGCCGGGGCGGCGACTCCGTGGTCTATCGGGCCCGCGAGGCCGCGCTGGGCCGTGACGTCGCGATCAAGGTGCTGCTCGTCGACGACGAGAAGCGGTTCGCCCGGTTCGCCCGCGAGGTCCAGATCAGCGTCGACCTCGGCCGCCAGCACCCCAACATCGTCACGATCCTCGCGACCGGCACCACCGCCTCGGGCCGGCCCGCGATCGTGATGGACCTTGCCGAGGGCGGCACCTTGCACGACCGGCTCGTGTCCCACGGTCCGCTGCCGGCCGAGGAGGTGGGCCGGATCGGCGAGGTGCTCGCCGACGCACTGGCCTTCGCCCACGCCCGGGGCGTCCTGCACCGCGACGTGAAGCCGCAGAACGTGCTCGTGCTGCCGACGTCGTGGGTGCTCACCGACTTCGGCATCGCCCGGCTGGCCGGCTCCGAGCACACCGACTCCGCCGAGCACTTCACCTACCGGCACGCGGCGCCGCAGATCCTCGACGGGCACCCGCCGACCGCCGCCGACGACATCTGGTCGCTCGGCTCCACGCTCTACACGCTGCTCGACGGGCGGCCGCCGTTCGCGAGCGACGACGTCGACGAGGACTCCGCGCTGGCCTACCTGCGCCGCGCCCGCACCGAGCCCTACCGCCCGCTCACCACACCGGGCTCCGAGCGGATCGCGCCGATCATCGACCGCTGCCTGGCCAAGGACGTCGCCGAGCGGTGGTCGTCCGCCGAGGCGCTGCGCGACGCCCTCGCGGGCCTGCGCAGCTCGGCTTGGGCACCCCGGGCGACGACCGCGACCGTGGCGCCCGGAGCGCCGGCCGAGCCCGACCGCACGCCGACCGCACCCCGCTCCGCGACGCCCGCGCCCGCTCCTTCCGCGCCCGCCGTGCCTGCCGCGGTACCGTCGTCGCCGCCCGTCGCGCTCTCGGTCGCCGCGCACGCCCCGGTCGAGCGCGACGACGCCCCCACGGGGGTGGGGCGACCCGACCAGGACGCCACGGGCGCACCCCCGTCCGGTCCGGAGGCGCCCGCGCCCGCCGGTGCCGGGGACACGCGGGGACCCTCGCAGCGTCGCACCGCACTCGTGCTCGGCGGCATCGCCCTGGTCGTGGGCCTGGCCCTCGGCGTGGGCGGCGCGATCCTGCGCAACGACGACCCGGAGACCACGCCGAAGGACACGCCCGCCCCGACCGGCGCCGACATCCCGTCCCTGTCGACCTCGCCGACCTCGGTGCCGACGTTCAGCGGTGACCCGAACCCCGAGCTCGCGGTCGTGCTGACCCGTCTCGATGCCGAGGGCGCTTCGGGTCTCGACCTGGCCTGGACCGACCCCAGCAAGGGGGAGGGCACCTTCGTGCTCCACCAGGTCGCGCCGGACGCGGACCTGGTCGCGACCTTCCCCGCGGGCAGCACCCGGGGCGAGACGGTGCACGCGCTCCCGGCGGGGCGCAGCTGCTACTTCCTCACGGTGCACCTGGTCGACGGCGACTTCGGCGTCTCCAACCGCCGCTGCGTCGACCGCGAGTCCTGA
- a CDS encoding DUF58 domain-containing protein, whose protein sequence is MATLWRTLTGRGRGTAALGLVLLGAGLGCRYPVVAVLGALLLGLVAAELASVLGRTTVTTTREVSPRVVVRHGECRARLHIDGARRRALVRVDAVDLVDGEPVVVNLPDAGSSPEARRTTTTLDYPVPTRRRGLVAVGPVRVRAVGLTGMAAHTAGTGSVDHVRVLPRRVPVTTLPAGHRRAVTGGDDSTELGGTDLVGLHEYTIGDDLRRLHWATSARTGTLMVREDAEPSEPHVCVVLDDRAASYPGSGPGEPFEDAVELAAALCRLTIEAGHPLRFQVASRRVSVTVPGSATRHPRPEGQELELLFAEIDTTADDLRVDIEHADLDLAVVVTGAGADLAELSLALGGAPTRIVAAVDPAPVVAVEQYGGLLVVRSTDSTGLAAAWDRVAAR, encoded by the coding sequence ATGGCGACGCTGTGGCGGACACTCACCGGGCGCGGACGCGGTACCGCCGCGCTCGGCCTGGTCCTGCTCGGCGCCGGGCTGGGCTGCCGCTACCCGGTGGTGGCGGTCCTCGGCGCGCTGCTCCTCGGCCTCGTCGCCGCCGAGCTCGCCAGCGTGCTGGGACGTACGACGGTGACCACCACCCGGGAGGTGAGCCCGCGGGTCGTCGTGCGCCACGGCGAGTGCCGGGCCCGGCTCCACATCGACGGCGCCCGGCGCCGCGCCCTGGTGCGGGTCGACGCCGTGGACCTGGTCGACGGTGAGCCGGTGGTCGTGAACCTGCCCGATGCGGGCTCCTCGCCGGAGGCGCGACGCACGACCACGACCCTCGACTACCCGGTCCCCACCCGGCGCCGCGGCCTGGTCGCCGTCGGTCCGGTCCGGGTGCGTGCGGTCGGGCTGACCGGGATGGCGGCCCACACGGCCGGCACCGGCAGCGTCGACCACGTCCGGGTGCTCCCCCGCCGGGTCCCGGTGACCACGTTGCCGGCCGGGCACCGTCGCGCGGTGACGGGCGGCGACGACAGCACCGAGCTGGGCGGCACCGACCTGGTCGGCCTGCACGAGTACACGATCGGCGACGACCTGCGCCGACTGCACTGGGCGACCAGCGCCCGCACCGGCACCCTGATGGTGCGCGAGGACGCCGAGCCGTCCGAGCCGCACGTGTGCGTGGTCCTCGACGACCGCGCCGCGAGCTATCCCGGGTCCGGGCCGGGCGAGCCGTTCGAGGACGCGGTGGAGCTGGCGGCGGCCCTGTGCCGGCTCACCATCGAGGCCGGGCACCCGCTCCGGTTCCAGGTCGCCAGCCGCCGGGTCTCGGTGACGGTGCCGGGCTCCGCGACCCGCCACCCACGGCCCGAGGGGCAGGAGCTGGAGCTGCTGTTCGCGGAGATCGACACGACCGCCGACGACCTGCGGGTCGACATCGAGCACGCCGACCTCGACCTCGCCGTCGTCGTGACCGGCGCCGGGGCCGACCTGGCCGAGCTGTCGCTCGCGCTGGGCGGCGCCCCCACCCGCATCGTCGCCGCCGTCGACCCTGCCCCGGTCGTCGCGGTGGAGCAGTACGGCGGCCTGCTGGTCGTGCGCAGCACCGACTCCACCGGCCTGGCGGCCGCCTGGGACCGGGTGGCGGCCCGATGA
- the atpD gene encoding F0F1 ATP synthase subunit beta, whose amino-acid sequence MTATVEETTASGAASVGRIARVIGPVVDIEFPTDAMPEIYNKLEAEITLDGETSVLPLEVAQHIGDGMVRAISLKPTDGLVRGQTVTDTGSPISVPVGDVTLGKVFNATGDFLNLEPGETVEVTERWGIHRKAPAFDQLESKTQMFETGIKVIDLLAPYVTGGKIGLFGGAGVGKTVLIQEMIARVAKNHGGVSVFAGVGERTREGNDLIVEMQEAGVFDKVALVFGQMDEPPGTRLRVALSALTMAEYFRDVQGQDVLLFIDNIFRFTQAGSEVSTLLGRMPSAVGYQPNLADEMGTLQERITSTRGRSITSMQAIYVPADDYTDPAPAATFAHLDATTELSREIASLGIYPAVDPLTSTSRILDPQYIGQAHYDCAIRIKQILQRNKELQDIIAILGVDELSEEDKIIVSRARRIQRFLSQNTYVAKQFTGIEGSTVPVAETIEAFNKIADGEYDHVAEQAFFMCGGLDDVERNWAEIQKSL is encoded by the coding sequence ATGACTGCAACGGTTGAAGAGACCACCGCCAGCGGTGCGGCCTCGGTGGGTCGGATCGCTCGGGTCATCGGCCCGGTCGTGGACATCGAGTTCCCGACCGACGCGATGCCCGAGATCTACAACAAGCTCGAGGCCGAGATCACCCTCGACGGCGAGACCTCGGTCCTGCCGCTCGAGGTGGCCCAGCACATCGGCGACGGCATGGTCCGCGCCATCTCCCTGAAGCCGACCGACGGCCTGGTCCGCGGCCAGACCGTGACCGACACGGGCAGCCCGATCAGCGTCCCCGTCGGCGACGTCACCCTCGGCAAGGTGTTCAACGCCACCGGCGACTTCCTCAACCTCGAGCCGGGTGAGACCGTCGAGGTGACCGAGCGGTGGGGCATCCACCGCAAGGCGCCGGCCTTCGACCAGCTCGAGTCGAAGACCCAGATGTTCGAGACCGGCATCAAGGTCATCGACCTGCTCGCGCCGTACGTCACCGGTGGAAAGATCGGCCTGTTCGGTGGTGCCGGTGTCGGCAAGACCGTGCTCATCCAGGAGATGATCGCGCGCGTCGCCAAGAACCACGGTGGTGTGTCGGTGTTCGCCGGTGTGGGCGAGCGCACCCGTGAGGGCAACGACCTGATCGTGGAGATGCAGGAGGCCGGCGTCTTCGACAAGGTCGCCCTGGTCTTCGGCCAGATGGACGAGCCGCCGGGCACGCGTCTTCGCGTCGCCCTGTCCGCGCTGACGATGGCGGAGTACTTCCGCGACGTGCAGGGCCAGGACGTGCTGCTGTTCATCGACAACATCTTCCGGTTCACCCAGGCCGGCTCCGAGGTGTCCACCCTGCTCGGCCGCATGCCGTCCGCGGTGGGCTACCAGCCCAACCTGGCCGACGAGATGGGCACGCTGCAGGAGCGGATCACCTCGACCCGCGGTCGCTCGATCACCTCGATGCAGGCGATCTACGTCCCCGCGGACGACTACACCGACCCGGCTCCGGCGGCGACCTTCGCCCACCTCGACGCGACGACCGAGCTCTCCCGTGAGATCGCGTCGCTGGGTATCTACCCGGCCGTCGACCCGCTGACCTCGACCTCGCGGATCCTCGACCCGCAGTACATCGGTCAGGCGCACTACGACTGCGCGATCCGCATCAAGCAGATCCTGCAGCGCAACAAGGAGCTCCAGGACATCATCGCGATCCTCGGTGTCGACGAGCTCTCCGAAGAGGACAAGATCATCGTGTCCCGCGCGCGTCGTATCCAGCGGTTCCTGTCGCAGAACACCTACGTCGCCAAGCAGTTCACCGGCATCGAGGGCTCGACCGTGCCCGTGGCCGAGACCATCGAGGCGTTCAACAAGATCGCCGACGGTGAGTACGACCACGTCGCCGAGCAGGCCTTCTTCATGTGCGGTGGACTCGACGACGTCGAGCGCAACTGGGCCGAGATCCAGAAGAGCCTCTGA
- a CDS encoding transglutaminaseTgpA domain-containing protein, translating to MTGPRGFRTPLVEGVLPVVLLVLGTLTLATAWQGVLAFTLLALAAVLPYALLRAVVGVGVSRWAAATVLVLLMLLAAYVLTAGADLSFREMLRDLVPRLLTSPRPYALRGDLLVGPMLLTGLVSLLVGLRARSRLRVEPLVGAAVLYLAGLLLTGGTADRWGLVAAALLVTAVLGWTVVDDQGEPVRPRVRVGAPLAALGVVALAASALVAVDDPFEPRDLVAPPIVEVAASNPLTQLGAWAAHPDESLLQVRGDRVPLRLVVLDDYDGTQWTAATRYQPFDTGGTTPLPRGRVERSASQQVRITGLRGPWLPTPGQPSTVSDPAILVDVPTGTLARPEGHDAKEYAVTGSIDAPDEAVLVAAAVPQDAAALRYTRLPPLPAGIRQYCSQIAGTASTPYQLALTIEDTIRTGSRLSYDAISGSALWRLDAFLVGREGRSGAREGTSEQFASAFAVVARCLGLPSRVVVGFRPGTDQPDGSRLVTGKDAFAWPEVYFEGHGWLPFSPLPDDDTFSHDPPPQPVETKERRPEDDPTPPADAPKGPKDAAPNPDHTDPAVSAGSPWLLGTLGGVVLAVPLLLLVARRVRSARHRRRGAIGAWTEVTDALRLSGIRPPAGQPASEIAHDVDTRLGTTTTRVVARAAERAAYAPVPAGDARKEVPAEVPAAVREVRRAVRRVRPRWRRWWWHLDPRVWRR from the coding sequence ATGACCGGTCCGCGCGGCTTCCGCACCCCCCTCGTCGAGGGCGTGCTGCCCGTGGTGCTGCTGGTGCTGGGCACGCTCACCCTCGCCACCGCCTGGCAGGGGGTCCTCGCCTTCACTCTTCTCGCCCTCGCGGCGGTGCTTCCGTACGCATTGCTGCGCGCGGTGGTCGGCGTCGGGGTGTCGCGGTGGGCCGCCGCGACGGTCCTCGTGCTCCTCATGCTGCTGGCGGCCTACGTGCTCACCGCGGGCGCCGACCTGTCGTTCCGCGAGATGCTGCGCGACCTGGTGCCGCGGCTGCTGACCTCGCCGCGCCCCTACGCCCTGCGCGGCGACCTGCTCGTCGGGCCGATGCTGCTGACCGGCCTGGTCTCCCTGCTGGTCGGGCTGCGCGCCCGCAGCCGGCTCCGCGTCGAGCCGCTGGTCGGTGCCGCGGTGCTCTACCTCGCCGGCCTGCTCCTCACCGGCGGGACGGCCGACCGGTGGGGGCTCGTGGCCGCCGCGCTGCTGGTCACCGCGGTGCTCGGCTGGACCGTGGTCGACGACCAAGGCGAGCCGGTCCGCCCCCGGGTCCGGGTCGGTGCCCCGTTGGCCGCGCTCGGCGTGGTCGCGCTCGCCGCCTCGGCCCTGGTCGCCGTCGACGACCCGTTCGAGCCGCGCGACCTGGTCGCCCCGCCGATCGTCGAGGTCGCGGCCAGCAACCCACTCACCCAGCTCGGCGCCTGGGCGGCCCATCCCGACGAGTCGCTGCTGCAGGTGCGCGGCGACCGGGTGCCGCTGCGGCTGGTCGTCCTCGACGACTACGACGGCACGCAGTGGACCGCCGCCACCCGCTACCAGCCGTTCGACACGGGCGGCACGACACCGTTGCCGCGCGGCCGGGTCGAGCGCTCCGCCTCGCAGCAGGTGCGCATCACCGGCCTGCGGGGTCCGTGGCTCCCCACGCCCGGACAGCCCTCGACGGTCAGCGACCCCGCGATCCTCGTCGACGTACCCACGGGAACGCTCGCGCGGCCCGAGGGCCACGACGCGAAGGAGTACGCCGTCACCGGGAGCATCGACGCCCCCGACGAGGCCGTCCTGGTCGCGGCCGCGGTGCCCCAGGACGCTGCCGCGCTACGCTACACGCGGCTGCCTCCGCTGCCCGCGGGGATCCGGCAGTACTGCAGCCAGATCGCCGGCACCGCCAGCACGCCCTACCAGCTGGCCCTGACCATCGAGGACACCATCCGCACCGGCAGCCGGCTGTCGTACGACGCGATCTCGGGCTCGGCGCTGTGGCGCCTCGACGCGTTCCTGGTCGGCCGTGAGGGGCGCAGCGGTGCTCGCGAAGGCACCTCGGAGCAGTTCGCCAGCGCGTTCGCGGTCGTCGCCCGCTGTCTGGGCCTGCCGTCCCGGGTCGTGGTCGGCTTCCGCCCGGGCACCGACCAGCCCGACGGCTCGCGGCTGGTCACCGGCAAGGACGCGTTCGCGTGGCCCGAGGTCTACTTCGAGGGCCACGGCTGGCTGCCGTTCTCCCCGCTGCCCGACGACGACACGTTCAGCCACGACCCGCCGCCGCAGCCGGTCGAGACCAAGGAGCGCCGTCCCGAGGACGACCCGACGCCGCCGGCCGACGCGCCCAAGGGGCCGAAGGACGCCGCGCCCAACCCGGACCACACCGACCCCGCCGTCAGTGCCGGCTCGCCCTGGTTGCTGGGGACGCTGGGTGGCGTCGTCCTCGCCGTCCCTCTCCTGCTGCTGGTCGCCCGGCGGGTCCGCTCCGCGCGGCACCGTCGGCGCGGCGCGATCGGCGCATGGACCGAGGTGACCGATGCGCTGCGGCTCTCCGGGATCCGCCCGCCGGCGGGTCAGCCCGCCAGCGAGATCGCCCACGACGTCGACACCCGGCTCGGCACGACCACGACGCGGGTCGTGGCGCGCGCCGCGGAGCGGGCCGCCTACGCGCCGGTCCCGGCCGGCGACGCCCGCAAGGAGGTCCCGGCGGAGGTCCCGGCAGCGGTGCGGGAGGTGCGCCGCGCCGTACGACGGGTCCGGCCGCGGTGGCGGCGCTGGTGGTGGCACCTGGATCCGAGGGTCTGGCGCCGCTGA
- a CDS encoding DUF2550 domain-containing protein codes for MAWWEWLLDICGALLLLCVLYGAGLIVRRRTLSRHGGTFELSHRLRTGTSGRGWVLGLGRYSGETLEWFRIFTLSPRPKRAWRRDELEYDGRREPVGTEQASLYPDHLVIRCHSSQGEVELAMSVSSLTGFQSWLEAMPPGTDWNRARS; via the coding sequence ATGGCATGGTGGGAGTGGCTGCTCGACATCTGTGGCGCGCTCCTGCTCCTGTGTGTGCTGTACGGCGCCGGACTCATCGTCCGGCGCCGTACGCTCTCCCGGCACGGTGGCACCTTCGAGTTGAGCCACCGGCTGCGGACCGGGACGTCCGGGCGGGGCTGGGTCCTCGGCCTCGGGCGCTACTCGGGGGAGACCCTGGAGTGGTTCCGCATCTTCACCCTCTCGCCGCGACCGAAGCGGGCCTGGCGCCGTGACGAGCTCGAGTACGACGGACGCCGCGAGCCGGTCGGCACCGAGCAGGCCTCGCTGTACCCCGACCACCTCGTCATCCGCTGCCACTCGTCGCAGGGCGAGGTCGAGCTCGCGATGAGCGTCTCGTCGCTGACCGGGTTCCAGTCCTGGCTCGAGGCGATGCCGCCCGGCACGGACTGGAACCGCGCCCGGTCATGA
- a CDS encoding MoxR family ATPase: MTTAPPRPLTEEDIADFRSLHEQLGDAVEIAVHGKRAVIDLVLVATFAEGHVLLEDVPGTGKTTLARAVAHALGGQVSRIQFTPDLLPSDVTGTTVFDPRDGQIRFRRGPVFTHVLLADEINRAAAKTQSALLEVMQEHTVTVDGTPHDVPSPFVVIATQNPLDQDGTYRLPEAQLDRFLVRTAIGYPGAEHEIEVLRPGSSAGRVEDVKPVTTPDRVAAMSAQLRHLHVAEPILRYVRAIGVALREDERVRIGASTRGLRALVRCLQVHAAARGRHYVVPADVQRLAEPVLAHRVVLARDALLAGHTSASIVQDVLDTVPAPRPDDA; encoded by the coding sequence GTGACCACAGCACCGCCCCGTCCCCTCACCGAGGAGGACATCGCCGACTTCCGCTCCCTGCATGAGCAGCTCGGCGATGCCGTCGAGATCGCCGTGCACGGCAAGCGGGCGGTCATCGACCTGGTGCTCGTCGCGACCTTCGCCGAGGGACACGTGCTGCTCGAGGACGTCCCCGGCACGGGCAAGACGACCCTCGCGCGCGCCGTCGCGCACGCCCTCGGCGGCCAGGTCAGCCGGATCCAGTTCACGCCCGACCTGCTGCCCAGCGACGTCACCGGTACCACCGTGTTCGACCCGCGCGACGGCCAGATCCGCTTCCGCCGCGGCCCGGTGTTCACCCACGTGCTGCTCGCCGACGAGATCAACCGGGCGGCCGCGAAGACCCAGTCCGCGCTGCTCGAGGTGATGCAGGAGCACACCGTCACGGTCGACGGCACCCCGCACGACGTACCGAGCCCGTTCGTGGTCATCGCCACCCAGAACCCGCTCGACCAGGACGGCACCTACCGCCTGCCCGAGGCGCAGCTCGACCGGTTCCTGGTGCGTACGGCGATCGGCTACCCGGGTGCGGAGCACGAGATCGAGGTGTTGCGGCCCGGGAGCAGCGCCGGGCGGGTCGAGGACGTCAAGCCGGTCACCACGCCCGACCGGGTCGCGGCGATGTCCGCCCAGCTGCGCCATCTCCACGTGGCGGAGCCGATCCTGCGCTACGTGCGGGCGATCGGGGTCGCGCTGCGCGAGGACGAGCGGGTCCGGATCGGTGCCAGCACCCGCGGACTGCGTGCGCTGGTCCGCTGCCTGCAGGTGCACGCCGCTGCCCGCGGCCGCCACTACGTCGTGCCCGCCGACGTGCAACGGCTCGCCGAGCCGGTGCTCGCGCACCGCGTCGTGCTGGCCCGCGACGCGCTGCTGGCCGGGCACACCTCGGCGTCGATCGTGCAGGACGTGCTCGACACCGTCCCGGCACCGCGCCCCGACGACGCCTGA
- a CDS encoding F0F1 ATP synthase subunit epsilon, producing MADTTVEHLHVELVAADRTVWSGDAAMIIARTLDGDIGVLRGHAPTLSLLSASVVEIQVANSNQLVVVAVDGGFLSVANDRVSILAERVELAEDIEVSQARIDLEEAKRLLDSSNEAEQRVRHAEARIRAAEKVS from the coding sequence ATGGCTGACACGACGGTCGAGCACCTGCACGTCGAGCTCGTCGCTGCGGACCGGACCGTGTGGTCCGGTGACGCGGCGATGATCATTGCGCGCACGCTCGACGGAGACATCGGCGTGCTGCGCGGCCACGCGCCCACGCTGTCGCTGCTCTCCGCCTCGGTGGTGGAGATCCAGGTCGCGAACTCCAACCAGCTCGTGGTCGTCGCCGTGGACGGTGGCTTCCTGTCGGTGGCCAACGACCGCGTGTCGATCCTGGCCGAGCGGGTCGAGCTGGCCGAGGACATCGAGGTGTCCCAGGCGCGCATCGACCTCGAGGAGGCCAAGCGGCTGCTCGACTCGAGCAACGAGGCGGAGCAGCGCGTCCGTCACGCCGAGGCGCGGATCCGCGCCGCGGAGAAGGTCTCGTAG